The Setaria viridis chromosome 6, Setaria_viridis_v4.0, whole genome shotgun sequence genome includes the window ACTCATGTGTTTTTCTAGAAGATCGAATCCGCCAGATTTTGTTGAAAAGGCATTAACATGCACCGCCAGACATGTAACCTCAGTTCCCGCGACACATATTGACATGCAGCCCATCATCCGCGTAGGAGCGCCGTGGTATATAGCAGATAAAAATGAATACATGACGTGCATTTGCAGGTCTCACGGTTCCTCCATGAAGAAGATATATTTGATGCAGTCATATATATCTTGCACATAACACTATATCCTTTGAGAAAAAATTGATGCGTAGATGTGGTAAGATCTCTTTATCTCATCTGCATACTAATCAACTGACTTTGGTTCTATCGCTCACTTTGCCAAGTCGATCGATGATTTTGAGGGCTCAACCTAATCGGGAGCATGAAAAAAAAACCTCAATAGGAACGCTTGAAGGTTGAAAATCCCCGGTGCTGCAACAACCATGGGACAACTGGACAAGGCATGGTGCACACATTTCACTTGCACACGTCTGCGGCCCCCATCGGAGTTGAGGGCTTGGAATTTAATGAGGCCGCGCCGGGCATGGCCCCCACAGCAAAACAGGCCCCGCATGTCCAAAAGGGCAAGGCGCAACGCGGGCCGCATGATGGGGGAGTGCCTGGGACTGCGCGGTGCTTCCGTCTCACAACAAATCCCAACCCCAAGCAGAGGAGAGTAAAGAAGAGGATGGCAAGAAGGTGACGACCTGGAGGGGGACCCCAAAGCGGCAGAGCCCACCAAGAGGGAGGATCGACCTCGACCATGTCCTACTGAGGGAAGTAGCAACCAAATGCAATTGACGCACACATCTACCTCACGTGACAAATGTCGAAAACGTAGTGAGACACCGTCGAAGCAAAGTTATAGCTAACATATATGAGGTGGAATTTGTATTGTGGTGAACAGGCTGTCAGCCTCCAAAAGAGAGTTAAAGCGCTCACGACATGCAAAAGTTCAGCTCACATGACAGAAACGTCGAACTTCCAACGCACCACAACAACGTGACCCCTTTAAAGAACGATAAGATGTGAGGTGTACTCATATTTTTCTAGATAATTGGATCCGCCAAATTTCGTTAAAAAGATATTAGTATGCACCACTAGACACGTAACCTCGGTTCCCACGACACATGTTGAACATGCAGCCCACCGTTCACGTAAGATTGCCACGGCATAGCAGATAAAGATGAATACGTGACGTGCATTTGCAGGCCTCCTGATTTCTCAATCGAGATGATATCTTCTCTCACAGTTCATATACTACCATGGTATCTTTTAAGAAAAAATTGATGTGTAGACCCAGCGCAATCTCTTTATTTCATCAGCATATTAATCAACATAACTTTAGTTCTAACGCTCACTTTGCCGAGCCGATCGATGATTTTGAGCACTCAACCTAAACAGGAGCGTGGAAAAAAAAACCCCAAAAGAACGCTCGAAGGTTGAAAAGCTCAAGCGCCGCAACAATCCCGGGACAACTGGACAAGGCATAGCGCACACAGTTCACTAGCACACGCCTGCGCGGCCCCCACTGGACTTCCGGGGCCCGGAATTTAACGCGGCCGCGCCGTGCGTGGCCCCCGCAGCCAAACGGGCCCGCGCCGAAAGGGCAGGGCGCGACGCGAGCGGCACGCTGGGAGTGCGGGGAAACTGCGCAGCGCTGTGCTCCCGTCCCGCAACAAATCCCAGGCCCAAGCAGAGCAGAGGAAAGAAGAGGACGCCGAGGAGGCGACGACCCGGAGGAGGACCCCAAGGCGGCGGAGCCCACCAAGCGGGAGGATCGCCCTCGGCCATgtccgcgcccgcgccctccccgccccccggcgcgccgccctccccgccgacgccgccgccaccggagcgcGGGGTGTTCTACTGCGACGAGTGCGGTAGTGCGCTGCCCACCGCGCCCTCCTCGCCGCACCGCGTCTGCCAGTGCTGCTACCGCGGCTTCCTCGAGGGgaaccctcctcctccaccaccgccgccgccgccacccccaccgccgGAGCCCGTGCTGTTCTACTGCTACGAGTGCGGGAGGACGGTCGACCTGCACATGCCGCTGCCCGTCccgccctcctcgccgcacCGCGTCTGCCCGGGCTGCTCCCGCGGCTTCCTCGAGGAGAaccctccacctccatctcccccgccgcccccgcccggctccggctccggctcctcctcctcctcctccgagctCTCCGACGACCCCGAAGACGACGACGTCGACCTCCTCGGCGCGGACTACGACGCCGGGCGCGAATTCATCAGGAGCTTCGTCAACCAGGGCTCCCACGACGTGCCCCTCCGCAACTACACCGCGGCCGCCACCATGTCCGCGCTCCGGCACCACCCCCCCCGCCGCGGCCTGAGGTACGCCTTCAACGACATAATCCAGAGGCATCTCGACCtccccccggcccccgccgccgccaggggcgGGGAGCCCCCCGCCCCGGCCACGTCCATCGCCGCGCTGCCCACGGTCGAGGTggccgagcccgccgccgcctgcgccatcTGCAAGGAGGACCTGCCCCTCGCCTCCCAGGCGCGGAAGCTCCCCTGCGCCCACCTCTACCACTCCTCCTGCATCGTCACGTGGCTCGAGTTGCACAACTCCTGCCCCGTCTGCCGCTTCCgcatcccctccgccgccggccccgagGAGGCCGTGGCGCCGTCGGAGCCGGACTCGCCGACCACGCGGATCACCATCCGCTTTACTACCAGCACCCGCCGTCGCAGCCGCGTCCTCTACGGTGATGCGGCGGTGGTTGTTCCGGTCTCGGCGTCGCCCACGCAGCTCGCGCAGGCTGTCACCGGGGACGGAGCTGGTGGGCCTGCCAATAGCGGCGAGACCGTGTCGTCTGAATGGCCTCGGCACCCTGAGTCCGATGCAGTCATGTCAGAGGCCCGCGAGGAGGATGGCTCTTTTGATTGATCCAGGGATTCAAGTTATCAGGTAAACAATCGCAGCTAATCTCTCAACTATACTCCCTATATTTGTATTATGTCCCTGGAGCATGAATTGAATTGTTTAGCCTCTGTGAACTAAACAGTTTCAGTGGAGTCAATGGTTTTCATGTTCTGTGATAGTGATCATAACATGTCGTAGGTCGTGTTACATTTTGTTTTTCCTATTTGGCTGTATGTTTTCCGCTAGTTGATCAGGGAAATGTTTGGCTAGCTGATTTTCTTCAGTTGGAATTTGAATAATCAATTGCATGAAGCTGAATTTTCTGGGCACTACAAAAATTGAAGCTATTGTCAATGAGTTATTTAGGCACTGTCTGCTGTTGATTATATGAGCCCTGCTCCGTGTTGTTGAAGATTATGTATATCTATTAGTCTTCTTGTAAAATTGTTGTTACTTTCTGTTAATTTGGCTCGGTATTCTTAATTGAATTTAAGCACCTGCTTATAAATCATGACTGGATTAAAGCAACCTAATCATTTTAGATGTGCATCGGCAAGTTTCTGTTGTCTTAGCGCCAGTATCTTGGGTCATAGCAAAGCTGGTAGTGATTAGTAATTACTGTGCAATACTGAACATGCCTATCTGTGGTTTTAAAGTATCATCATCCTGTCTTATTTGTCTAAGGCTAGAAGATAACTTTAGTGCTCGATGTTCTGTTTTCATGATGTAGATGTGCacgaaaatatagaaaaaattaTTGTTTTTCTGCAGAATCTTgattgaagaaaagaaaaggcagagCTAACAAAGCTGATGCATGTTTAAGTTGTTTACCACATTGTTTGATCAATGCAATGTACCTGTTTAATCTGCTAGAATGTTCGTTTTGGGTGTTGTTTACAATCAACTTCACTAGGTTAATTAACTTTTCTTTGGTACCTGTTATTTTGATTAGTATGTTTTTTCCTCGATGAGGTGCTAGAAACGGATTTTGCAGATTCTGTCTTGATGTCCTTCAAATGAATGAAATTAGCCCATGCTGCTGTAGTTTGACTTTGACGACCTTATCCTGAATCCTTTTTCTTGCGTTTTTctctaaatatatatattatctTCTCCAT containing:
- the LOC117861594 gene encoding E3 ubiquitin-protein ligase RING1 — translated: MSAPAPSPPPGAPPSPPTPPPPERGVFYCDECGSALPTAPSSPHRVCQCCYRGFLEGNPPPPPPPPPPPPPPEPVLFYCYECGRTVDLHMPLPVPPSSPHRVCPGCSRGFLEENPPPPSPPPPPPGSGSGSSSSSSELSDDPEDDDVDLLGADYDAGREFIRSFVNQGSHDVPLRNYTAAATMSALRHHPPRRGLRYAFNDIIQRHLDLPPAPAAARGGEPPAPATSIAALPTVEVAEPAAACAICKEDLPLASQARKLPCAHLYHSSCIVTWLELHNSCPVCRFRIPSAAGPEEAVAPSEPDSPTTRITIRFTTSTRRRSRVLYGDAAVVVPVSASPTQLAQAVTGDGAGGPANSGETVSSEWPRHPESDAVMSEAREEDGSFD